ATCCTGATCTCAAGCGGTTCCATGACGTATGTAATAGATAAACTCGAACAAAAAGGAATCATAAAACGAAATGACTGTAGAGAAGACAGGCGGGTTATTCACATTACTTTAACAGCTGAAGGCATGAACATCATGGAAAAGATCATGCCGAAGTATCAAGACTTGGTTGATTCATTTTTTGGAGATTTAACTGGTGATGAGCACGAGTTAATGGTGAACTTTTTAAAAAAAGTTAATAACAGAGTGTAAATATATATTTTTTTCACAAATATCTCGAAATCAAGATAA
The Neobacillus niacini DNA segment above includes these coding regions:
- a CDS encoding MarR family winged helix-turn-helix transcriptional regulator encodes the protein MERKCTNQPFLLLMQTSKAIQERLRDEMSKNNLSITEFSVLEVLFYQGKQTIQQIGNRILISSGSMTYVIDKLEQKGIIKRNDCREDRRVIHITLTAEGMNIMEKIMPKYQDLVDSFFGDLTGDEHELMVNFLKKVNNRV